GAGTGAATGATACCTTCAAAATAAGCCTGCTCATGAGGAACGAAATCGTGTTTGCCCACCACCCTGATAAGCGAAATCCTTTCCCCTTTGGTATTCCTTTCGAAGCCCTCAACAAGCAGCTCCTGTTTGTCATGTAACCAAAGCTCGCAAAATCCAGCAAATTCAGCTTTTACTATACCAGAAACCTCTTCTGGCTGGAGTGTATAATCACTTATCGCATGTTTACTTTGGTAAAGAAATACGTGACTTAATTCTCTATCAATAAATCCTTTTTGGATAATGCAGTTTTTGATGACTCCTGATGATACTAAATCATGGAAAGAAACACGTATGCCTAATTCTTCTTCTATTTCTCTGATTCCATCATAAATCGTTTCATGAGCAAGCAAATGACCGGCGGCTGTAATATCCAACAGAGAAGGGAAGTCCTTTTTCTGCTCACTCCTGATTTGAAAATGAATATAATCAGTCCCATTTTCATTACTAATAAACCAACAATGAAACGTCTCGTGCCAAAGGCCCTTGCGATGAACCTCTGCACGTGAAGCTGAACCTAGATGATTGTGAGACTCGTCAAAAATGGCAAGCAATTCTGTTTCCATCATCTGTACCTCTTCTTTTATTTTCTAGATAACGATAACGTAACACGGCTAGGCTTAGCCATCGAGAAGACAGCAGATCCTAAAGCTAGCATAATGATAAGCCCACCCACAGTAGCATTCCAATCAATGGAGGCTCTCTCAATAACGATTCCGCCAATTAAGGAGCCAAAAGCAATCCCAAAGTGAAGAGCAGAATTGTTTAAGCTTTGTTGAATGTCAGAGGATTCTGGAGCAGATTCAATTAAATAGCTTTGTAATGCAGGGGTGATCGCCCAGCTTAACATACTCCAGATAATCATCACTACAAGGAATAGCGGTAAAGCAAAGGTAGTGTAGGGAATCATAAAGATTGTCAAAGCAAAGATCGAAATAACAGATAGAATGGTACGTTTTGTCCCAAAGCGATCTGATAGAAAGCCTCCAAAGCCTCCGCCAAATACGGCAGCAATACCAAAAATAACATAGATAATGCTTACCCAGGTTCCATCTAGTCCTAGCTTCATTTTTAAAAATGGTGTTAGATAAGCATATAACGTTAAATGACCGGCTAAAAATAAAAATGATGTCAATTGAATAAATAATACGCTACGATTTTTCAATGTACCTAACTGCTTCCAAACCGGAATGGCAGGCTTCGGCTCAATTCGATCCATAAAGAAATGAACACCTGTCATCGAAAGTACGGTCAAAATTGAGATTAGGATAAACGGAGCTCGCCAACCAAAGGAATTACCTATTAGTAATCCAATGGGTACTCCAAGCACAAGAGAGGCGCTGATTCCCATAAAAACAACTCCGATTGCTCGGGCACGGTATGGGATAGCCACGAGGCTTGATGCGATTGTAACACATAAAACAACCAGTAAAGAGCCACTTGCAGCCGAGATGATACGTGCAAGTAACAGCATCGTATACGATGGACTGATGACTGCTATTACGTTACCGATCAAAAATACGAATAAAGAAAGCATCGTTAACCGCTTTCGTTCTATGCCTGCGGTTAATGTTAATAGAATGGGAGCTGAGATAGCAAATACAAGGGAAAACATTGTAATCAGAAATCCTGCTTTACCAAGACTCACTCCCAGATCAGTGGCTACTAAATCTAGAATCCCACCTATAATCAATTCAACCATCCCTACTACAAAAGAGACAATGGTTAGCAAATAAACTCTTCTATTCATGTCCTAACAACCTTTCTCTCTAAAAAGTTACCACTGCAATAGTAACTTTTTATGCAGGAGAAAACAAGTGTAAATTTCATCATACATCATAAACCAGAGAATATGCTATGATGGTACTACTACCTACTAAATGGTTAAGCAAGGGGTCAAAGACAATGCTTCAACAATTCGGCTTTACACAATATGAAAGTCAAGTTTATCAAGCGCTGATAACCGTTGATCAGCCATTAGATGCCACAGGTATCGTCAAGGGGTCAGGTGTTCCGCGTTCAAAGGTATATGAAGTCCTTCATCGCTTGTCCGAAAAAGGGATGATTCTTGAAACGACCGTTGAAAAAAAGCGACTGTATACCGCTCTTCCTATTGAATCGATCATTGAAAAACTAAAAGCTGATTTTGAAACGAATGTTCAAAAATTAAGAAGCACGCAAAAAAAAGAAGCTCCCAAGGATGATCGAGTATGGACCTTAAGAGATAACCATTCGATCCAAGCCTTGCTAAAGGATTTGCTTCTGCAATCCAGTCAATCGATTTTTATTTCGGGATGGGCTGATGATTTAGCTGCTTTTCTCCCCATTTTAGAGCAAAAATACGCTGAGGGAATTACCGTTAATATTCATGTGATTGGTGAATTTCCAACCGCGATTCCTACAGTGTCTACCTTAATTCCTGATGTACAGCACGCGAGCTTAGAGAGAAGTCGCATCCTTATTGTTGATGAACAGGAATTGCTTTTTGCCGGGATAGAAGAGAGTAAGTGGCAAGCTATTCGCACAGGCTCGCGTCCTTTATTGAAATTCTTTACTGAGTTTTTCTATCATGATGTTGCCTTAACCGAAATTACCCAAAGATATCGAGATACCGTTATGAAAGATCAGGCCATTCGCGATGTATTGTTAAATTTAAGGTATTAGCTGAAGGATTACCCTTTGCAAAATAAAAGCCTCTCTCTTATCTAACCCAAGAGAGAGGCTTTGCTGTTAGAGTTGCAAGCCAACGTAACTATTCCTGCTCAGATACACGTAAGCTGCGACGAGCAAGCAGCTTAGAAATAAGACCATAACGCGGTGAGAATATAAAAGCTAGGGCGAATAATAGCCCCGCGATAACTGTCATGGCGCCAGCGATGGAGCTATCTAACCAGGTTGCCAAAGCATAACCGAGTGCAGAGCATAGGACACCGATCAGCATGCTTAACCCTAGCATGACAGGTAGACGGTCTGTCAGCAGGTAGGCAGTCGCTCCAGGTACAACCAACATAGCAACAACCAGAATAGCGCCAACACTTTCAAAAGAGGCGACAGTTGCCATAGAGACCAGCCCCATTAGAAGATAGTGGAATAAAGCGACTGGAATGCCAATAGCAGCCGCCATTGCAGGATCGAATGTGCAGAGCTTAAATTGCTTATAAAAGAGCGAGATAACCAACAGACTGACCAAGAAGACGATGCCAATTCCCCAGACTGCTCTTGGCCCCAAATCCAGATCACCGATAGTAAGTGTATCCCACGGTACATAAGCGATTTCTCCATATAGTACACAATCCAAATCTAAATCTACTTGTGAGCTGAACAAAGAGATGATCACAACCCCAATAGAAAATAGAGCGGTAAAGGTTACCCCGATGGCTGCATCTGATTTAACACCACTGTTTCGAAAAAGCTGAATCAAAAAGACAGTAAGCAGACCAAATGCTCCGGCACCGATTAGCATAGGCAACGTTTCCCGACTATTCGTAATGAGAAAAGCTAGGGCAATACCAGGTAGAATCGCATGACTTATCGCATCACCTAGCATAGCCATTCGTCTTAAAATGAGAAAACAACCGAGGAAGCCGCATGTAGCGGCTACCAATGATCCGGTTAAAATAATCCAAAAGCTGTTCATACGGGAACACCTCCCTGTTCCGATTTCTTTCTGGAAGTAGGGGGGGACATATGTCCGAGAAGTAAAGGCGTCATATCATAGTGTTCTAGCTCAGCCAACATTTGTTTCAGTTGTGGTTTGGTTAGCTGATGTACAATTAGCTCTTCATTTTGATCAACACCATAGCCCTGATACTTTTGTTCATTCATGAGGAACAAATCCCACAGGCGTTGATTCAAAATGAGATCGTGTGCTTTTTCTACACCTGTTTTCGTGAATGTCCAATGCTCCAGACGGCTTTTGTCAAAGGCAACCCAGCCCTTCTTTTGCAAGCTAGATAAGGCTTTGACTACAGTAGCATGTGCTTTTCCACTTTTTTGACTAAGCCGATTCACAGGTATATACAGATTATGGGATATACGCTGTTGTTTAATCTCGTGTTCCATACATTCATATAGGGAGCGCAAGACATCTTGTTGCAAAACCTGATTTCGCAAACGTAAAAAACGAATGAGTTTAAACAAGACACCACGACTTGGTGAAAAAATGAGTGAAAACAAAAATAAAGCTGTGGCACCCAGTACAATAATGGGACCAGTTGGTAAATTTTGAACCTGTGTGCTAAGCAATGTTCCAAATGCTCCGCTCAAGGCTCCAAATACACCGGAGAGTATAACCATTGACCCTAGTTTATTCGTCCAATAACGGGCTGTAACTGCTGGGGTAATCAGCATGGCTGCCATTAGCACAACTCCTACCGCTTGCAGACCAATTACCACAGACATCAGTAGCATGACCATTAATAACCCATCCAGCATTCCCATAGGCAATCCCAAACCGCGACCAAATCCAGCGTCAAACGAGAGCAGTTTAAATTCTTTAAACAATAAGCTTGTTAACAAAATTAAAATAGCTCCTACAACAACCATTGTATTGACGTCGTTACCAACTAAAGAAGCAGCTTGACCAAACAAGAATTTATCCAGACCGCTTTGATTTCCACTGGAGCTATGCTGGATATAAGTAAGCAAGACGATTCCGATTCCAAAGAACACGGATAAAATAAGCGCAAGGGCAGTATCTTCTTTAATTCGTGAGTGGCGCGAAATCATACTGATAAAGTAAGTAGCAACCAGCCCGGATAGGACTGCCCCAAGTAAAAATAAGCCAACTGATTTTGAGCCAGTAAGTAAAAAGACTAGACAAACGCCAGGTAATGCTGCATGAGCGAGGGCATCACCCATCAATGAACGACCGCGGAGAAAGGCAAAGCAACCGAGTACCCCGCTACTGATTCCAAGTAGAATGCAACCAGCTAGAACCCATTGTGTGTTAGGATCTAGCAAAGCCTGCCACCAACTCATTTTGACCCCTCCTGCTTGGACCTGTCTGTGGATAGGGCCAGCCGATCACCTAAGATTTGTAAGCGGCCTCCATAGGTTTTTTGTAAATTCTCTGTGGTAAAGGTTTCTTCTGTTGGACCGTTTACGATCATTCGCTTATTAATCATGACAACCCAATCAAAATATTCCGTAACGGTTTGAAGATCGTGGTGAACGACCAACACCGTTTTATTTTGTTCCTTTAATTCGTTCAAAAGGAGAATGATTGCTTTCTCCGTAGCAGCATCAACACCGGCAAAGGGTTCATCCATGAAATAGATTTGAGCCTCCTGAGCCAAAGCACGCGCTAGGAAGACACGCTGTTGTTGTCCACCCGAAAGCTGGCTGATTTGACGATCAGCAAAATCAGCCATCCCTACTTTACGCAGGCATTCCATGGCCCATTCCTTATCGGTTTTGCCAGGCCTACGGAACCAGCCAAGACGTCCGTAACGCCCCATTAGGACAACATCAAGAGCATCTGTGGGGAAGTCCCAGTCAACGGTTTCACGCTGTGGGACATAGCCTACTAGCTTGCGTTGCTCGCGATAGGGTTTTCCATAGATGTGGACTTGACCAGAGGCAGCAGGGATGAGCCCTTGAATGGCTTTGATAAACGTTGATTTCCCTGCACCATTGGGTCCAATAATTCCGATTAATTTGCCTTCAGGAATGGTAAGTGTGACATTTCGAAGGACTGGTTTTTTCTGATAGGCAACCGTCAAATCGCTGACGGAGAGTGGTTCGTATGATGTAACGGGATTCATTTAGGACCCTCCTTTTTTATTTGAGAGCAGAGACAATTGTATCTACATTATGCTTTACCATACCGATATAGTTCCCCTCAGGCGTGCCTGGCGTGCCCATTGCATCAGAGAATAACTCCCCGCCGATGACAACGTTGTGGTTTTTGGCAGAAGCCCCTTCAACTACGGCTTCAATCGAGCGCTTTGGTACTGAGGATTCTACGAAGACAGCTTTGATTTTTCGATCAACAAGGGTAGTTACCAGGTTCTG
The nucleotide sequence above comes from Brevibacillus laterosporus LMG 15441. Encoded proteins:
- a CDS encoding NUDIX hydrolase, with translation MMETELLAIFDESHNHLGSASRAEVHRKGLWHETFHCWFISNENGTDYIHFQIRSEQKKDFPSLLDITAAGHLLAHETIYDGIREIEEELGIRVSFHDLVSSGVIKNCIIQKGFIDRELSHVFLYQSKHAISDYTLQPEEVSGIVKAEFAGFCELWLHDKQELLVEGFERNTKGERISLIRVVGKHDFVPHEQAYFEGIIHSITEYLSKRN
- a CDS encoding MFS transporter; the encoded protein is MNRRVYLLTIVSFVVGMVELIIGGILDLVATDLGVSLGKAGFLITMFSLVFAISAPILLTLTAGIERKRLTMLSLFVFLIGNVIAVISPSYTMLLLARIISAASGSLLVVLCVTIASSLVAIPYRARAIGVVFMGISASLVLGVPIGLLIGNSFGWRAPFILISILTVLSMTGVHFFMDRIEPKPAIPVWKQLGTLKNRSVLFIQLTSFLFLAGHLTLYAYLTPFLKMKLGLDGTWVSIIYVIFGIAAVFGGGFGGFLSDRFGTKRTILSVISIFALTIFMIPYTTFALPLFLVVMIIWSMLSWAITPALQSYLIESAPESSDIQQSLNNSALHFGIAFGSLIGGIVIERASIDWNATVGGLIIMLALGSAVFSMAKPSRVTLSLSRK
- a CDS encoding TrmB family transcriptional regulator; amino-acid sequence: MLQQFGFTQYESQVYQALITVDQPLDATGIVKGSGVPRSKVYEVLHRLSEKGMILETTVEKKRLYTALPIESIIEKLKADFETNVQKLRSTQKKEAPKDDRVWTLRDNHSIQALLKDLLLQSSQSIFISGWADDLAAFLPILEQKYAEGITVNIHVIGEFPTAIPTVSTLIPDVQHASLERSRILIVDEQELLFAGIEESKWQAIRTGSRPLLKFFTEFFYHDVALTEITQRYRDTVMKDQAIRDVLLNLRY
- a CDS encoding metal ABC transporter permease, coding for MNSFWIILTGSLVAATCGFLGCFLILRRMAMLGDAISHAILPGIALAFLITNSRETLPMLIGAGAFGLLTVFLIQLFRNSGVKSDAAIGVTFTALFSIGVVIISLFSSQVDLDLDCVLYGEIAYVPWDTLTIGDLDLGPRAVWGIGIVFLVSLLVISLFYKQFKLCTFDPAMAAAIGIPVALFHYLLMGLVSMATVASFESVGAILVVAMLVVPGATAYLLTDRLPVMLGLSMLIGVLCSALGYALATWLDSSIAGAMTVIAGLLFALAFIFSPRYGLISKLLARRSLRVSEQE
- a CDS encoding metal ABC transporter permease; its protein translation is MSWWQALLDPNTQWVLAGCILLGISSGVLGCFAFLRGRSLMGDALAHAALPGVCLVFLLTGSKSVGLFLLGAVLSGLVATYFISMISRHSRIKEDTALALILSVFFGIGIVLLTYIQHSSSGNQSGLDKFLFGQAASLVGNDVNTMVVVGAILILLTSLLFKEFKLLSFDAGFGRGLGLPMGMLDGLLMVMLLMSVVIGLQAVGVVLMAAMLITPAVTARYWTNKLGSMVILSGVFGALSGAFGTLLSTQVQNLPTGPIIVLGATALFLFSLIFSPSRGVLFKLIRFLRLRNQVLQQDVLRSLYECMEHEIKQQRISHNLYIPVNRLSQKSGKAHATVVKALSSLQKKGWVAFDKSRLEHWTFTKTGVEKAHDLILNQRLWDLFLMNEQKYQGYGVDQNEELIVHQLTKPQLKQMLAELEHYDMTPLLLGHMSPPTSRKKSEQGGVPV
- a CDS encoding metal ABC transporter ATP-binding protein, whose amino-acid sequence is MNPVTSYEPLSVSDLTVAYQKKPVLRNVTLTIPEGKLIGIIGPNGAGKSTFIKAIQGLIPAASGQVHIYGKPYREQRKLVGYVPQRETVDWDFPTDALDVVLMGRYGRLGWFRRPGKTDKEWAMECLRKVGMADFADRQISQLSGGQQQRVFLARALAQEAQIYFMDEPFAGVDAATEKAIILLLNELKEQNKTVLVVHHDLQTVTEYFDWVVMINKRMIVNGPTEETFTTENLQKTYGGRLQILGDRLALSTDRSKQEGSK